In one Vulgatibacter incomptus genomic region, the following are encoded:
- a CDS encoding RDD family protein: MPLPGEELVWESPLASEVAMDRRLSRDGGSSPFSDAASRELPIDRRLVPRAPRVSWDRGGELEDASGGEEETGSPLSEVEARLAAAIRSVSEGVQRRLTFSDALLARARTHISDGEVDLAFDMLGQCLLARPLDPAPVRELEDLAARHGKQGALAALYERLLAENPDHPSGEVLSRRIVALQEASLPGQGAADSEGSSTVLDGVKAETEFSLQGPGPASVVRPPLELDEVADSTEPPLGEVAARVSPSADIRRAPLGLRVEPLLGERPSRGPELDSILRAPLELGEPSVGSVEPLLGEIPSRGPESDRILRAPLDLGDGSVGSSEPLLGDVPSRGPGSDIVLRAALELDDGPVGSEERVQVERPLRRSVSSGESQRVPVSRRASAWLVDVAVLVAMTVAILAAGLSAVGSGEAGAAGASLHRASPSIPMVLGSLCAFVYLTLCWGLGGKTLGESVAGLRSIDTLSGGTPRIGRAALRAALAILGTLMFLVGPLWALVDRNGRTLHDMIAGTATVRG; encoded by the coding sequence ATGCCGCTCCCCGGAGAGGAGCTCGTCTGGGAATCGCCTCTCGCGAGTGAGGTCGCGATGGATCGCCGGCTCTCTCGGGACGGCGGGAGCTCGCCGTTCTCGGACGCCGCTTCTCGCGAGTTGCCGATCGACCGACGTCTGGTGCCGCGGGCTCCTCGCGTGAGCTGGGATCGTGGTGGCGAGCTGGAGGATGCGTCCGGCGGCGAAGAGGAGACCGGTTCTCCTCTCTCGGAGGTGGAGGCGAGGCTCGCGGCCGCGATTCGATCGGTCTCGGAAGGGGTCCAGCGCCGGCTGACCTTTTCGGACGCGCTCCTTGCGCGAGCCCGGACGCACATTTCGGACGGTGAGGTCGATCTCGCGTTCGACATGCTGGGCCAATGTCTGCTTGCGAGGCCGCTCGACCCGGCGCCGGTCCGGGAACTCGAGGATCTGGCGGCGCGCCATGGGAAGCAGGGCGCGCTGGCTGCGCTCTACGAGAGGCTCCTCGCGGAGAACCCCGACCACCCCAGCGGGGAGGTCCTTTCTCGGCGGATCGTCGCGCTCCAGGAGGCGAGTCTTCCGGGGCAGGGGGCGGCGGATTCGGAGGGGAGTTCGACGGTTCTCGACGGCGTGAAGGCGGAGACCGAGTTTTCGCTTCAGGGGCCAGGCCCGGCCAGCGTCGTGCGGCCGCCGCTGGAGCTCGACGAGGTTGCGGACTCCACCGAGCCGCCTCTGGGTGAAGTGGCTGCGCGCGTGTCGCCGTCGGCGGACATTCGCCGTGCCCCGCTCGGGCTCCGCGTCGAACCGCTACTGGGCGAGAGGCCGTCGCGCGGGCCCGAACTGGACAGCATTCTGCGGGCGCCGCTCGAGCTCGGCGAACCAAGCGTGGGCTCCGTCGAACCGCTCCTGGGCGAAATTCCGTCGCGCGGGCCGGAGTCAGACAGGATTCTGCGCGCGCCTCTCGATCTCGGCGACGGCAGCGTGGGCTCCTCCGAACCCCTCCTGGGCGATGTTCCGTCGCGCGGTCCGGGGTCGGACATCGTTCTGCGTGCCGCGCTCGAGCTCGACGACGGGCCCGTCGGTTCCGAGGAACGGGTTCAGGTCGAGAGGCCGCTGCGACGATCGGTGTCGTCCGGAGAGAGCCAGCGAGTCCCGGTGTCGCGACGAGCGTCTGCGTGGCTCGTGGACGTCGCGGTGCTCGTCGCGATGACCGTGGCGATCCTCGCTGCGGGGTTGAGCGCGGTAGGGAGCGGGGAGGCCGGAGCGGCAGGCGCGAGCCTCCACCGCGCGAGTCCTTCGATCCCGATGGTGCTCGGGAGCCTCTGCGCCTTCGTCTACCTCACGCTCTGTTGGGGGCTGGGCGGGAAGACGCTCGGGGAGAGCGTCGCAGGGCTTCGCTCCATCGATACGCTCAGCGGCGGCACTCCGCGGATCGGGCGTGCAGCCCTGCGGGCTGCGTTGGCGATCCTCGGCACGCTCATGTTCCTGGTCGGGCCGCTCTGGGCGCTGGTCGATCGAAATGGTCGCACCTTACACGACATGATCGCGGGAACCGCCACGGTCCGGGGTTGA
- the dusB gene encoding tRNA dihydrouridine synthase DusB, translating into MRIGPHELKNRWILAPMAGISEMPFRSLAFRLGAGLCPTELVSAEGLMRASNRTMRYLRFDPKWERPFSVQVFGGKPEVLAEASKVARDHGAQIIDVNMGCPVPKVTKSGSGCALMSDPDRAAAVITQIAEATGLPVTAKIRAGIDSRSINCVEVGLALQEAGCQAVALHPRTRAQGYSGSADWTLIKRLKDALRIPVIGNGDVKSVADAHRMLAETGCDAVMIGRGALGNPWLFRELEGGKGPTTAERHALVMEHFEQHLAFCGDERRAVHQFRKHLAWYAKGLVGSASFRSDAMRMEPAKELEAALDAFFSTAVLDRRVTGSSENDDLDDDGVDYRAAFG; encoded by the coding sequence ATGCGGATCGGACCCCACGAGCTGAAGAACCGCTGGATTCTCGCCCCCATGGCGGGGATCAGCGAGATGCCCTTCCGGAGCCTCGCGTTTCGGCTCGGCGCCGGCCTTTGCCCCACCGAGCTGGTCTCGGCCGAAGGCCTGATGCGGGCGTCGAACCGCACCATGCGCTACCTCCGCTTCGACCCGAAGTGGGAGCGGCCGTTCTCCGTGCAGGTCTTCGGCGGAAAGCCGGAGGTGCTCGCGGAGGCGTCGAAGGTCGCGCGGGATCACGGCGCCCAGATCATCGACGTCAACATGGGCTGCCCGGTCCCGAAGGTGACCAAGAGCGGCTCGGGCTGCGCGCTCATGAGCGACCCCGACCGGGCGGCGGCCGTGATCACCCAGATCGCGGAGGCCACGGGTCTGCCGGTCACGGCGAAGATCCGCGCCGGAATCGACTCCCGGAGCATCAACTGCGTCGAGGTGGGCCTCGCCCTCCAGGAGGCCGGCTGCCAGGCCGTCGCCCTCCACCCGCGCACCCGTGCGCAGGGCTACTCGGGTTCCGCCGACTGGACGCTGATCAAGCGCCTCAAGGACGCGCTGCGGATCCCGGTCATCGGCAACGGCGACGTGAAGAGCGTCGCGGACGCCCACCGCATGCTGGCCGAGACCGGCTGCGACGCCGTGATGATCGGTCGCGGCGCCCTCGGCAACCCCTGGCTCTTCCGCGAGTTGGAAGGCGGCAAGGGCCCCACCACCGCAGAGCGGCACGCGCTGGTGATGGAGCACTTCGAGCAGCACCTCGCCTTCTGCGGCGACGAGCGGCGCGCGGTGCATCAGTTCCGCAAGCACCTGGCGTGGTACGCGAAGGGCCTCGTCGGATCCGCGTCCTTCCGCTCCGACGCGATGCGGATGGAGCCGGCGAAGGAGCTGGAGGCAGCGCTCGACGCCTTCTTCTCCACCGCCGTCCTCGACAGGCGGGTCACCGGCTCCAGCGAGAACGACGACCTCGACGACGACGGCGTCGACTACCGCGCGGCCTTCGGCTGA
- a CDS encoding ABC transporter permease, whose protein sequence is MTSTYVSLSVVDLVLASLLLAINFALSFALRLRLGMPLLVASVRMTVQLLVIGRVLKWIFALDRPLVILALAVVMSTLAGVAAAGRTSRRFAGIYWDSLVSVLGSSFVITGFALFGILRVEPWYEPQYLVPLLGMVLGNTLSGISLATDRFMEGISDRRDSIETLLALGGTRWEAALGEVQGAMRTGMIPTLNSMAVMGLVSLPGMTTGQILAGAAPGEAVRYQIVIMFMIASATALGILGMVLLAFRTLFDKRHRLRLDRLAEPKDAASLLRIASRGWTSKLRR, encoded by the coding sequence GTGACCTCCACCTACGTCTCCCTGAGCGTCGTCGACCTCGTCCTCGCGTCCCTCCTGCTCGCGATCAACTTCGCCCTCTCCTTCGCGCTCCGGCTTCGACTGGGGATGCCGCTCCTCGTCGCGTCGGTCCGCATGACCGTGCAGCTCCTAGTGATCGGCCGCGTGCTCAAGTGGATCTTCGCGCTCGATCGCCCCCTCGTGATCCTGGCGCTCGCCGTCGTGATGTCGACGCTGGCCGGCGTCGCCGCGGCGGGAAGGACCTCCCGGCGCTTCGCGGGGATCTATTGGGACAGCCTGGTCAGCGTGCTCGGCTCGTCCTTCGTGATCACGGGGTTCGCGCTCTTCGGGATCCTCCGGGTGGAGCCCTGGTACGAGCCGCAGTACCTCGTGCCGCTCCTGGGCATGGTGCTCGGCAACACGCTCAGCGGGATCTCCCTCGCCACCGACCGCTTCATGGAGGGGATCTCCGACCGCAGGGACTCGATCGAGACGCTGCTCGCCCTCGGCGGGACGCGCTGGGAGGCGGCCCTCGGCGAGGTGCAGGGGGCGATGCGCACCGGCATGATCCCCACCCTCAACTCGATGGCGGTGATGGGCCTGGTGAGCCTCCCCGGTATGACGACGGGCCAGATCCTCGCGGGCGCCGCTCCCGGTGAGGCCGTTCGCTACCAGATCGTGATCATGTTCATGATCGCCTCGGCGACCGCGCTCGGGATCCTGGGCATGGTCCTCCTCGCCTTCCGGACCCTCTTCGACAAGCGGCATCGGCTCCGCCTCGACCGCCTCGCCGAGCCCAAGGACGCCGCGAGCCTCCTGCGCATCGCGTCGAGGGGATGGACCAGCAAGTTGCGCCGATGA
- a CDS encoding ABC transporter ATP-binding protein encodes MEHGEPLLVMEGLGRRLEGSWIFRGLSFEVRAGEKLALAGPSGAGKTLLLRTLAGLDRMDEGELELEGVPFRQWSAPAWRSRICYLHQRPALLPGTVEENLRRPFLLEVHRGREFDRELAEELLGRLGRDPALLTQRASTLSGGEAQIVALVRALLLAPRVLLLDEPTASLDRETAGRAETVIDGWISEAEGRALVWTSHEPAQLERIASRRIELPRSRSEVP; translated from the coding sequence ATGGAGCATGGCGAGCCGCTTCTCGTGATGGAAGGCCTGGGCCGGCGGCTCGAGGGCAGCTGGATCTTCCGGGGGCTCTCGTTCGAGGTCCGCGCGGGCGAGAAGCTGGCGCTGGCAGGTCCGTCGGGTGCCGGTAAGACCCTCCTGCTCCGCACGCTCGCCGGACTCGATCGGATGGACGAGGGCGAGCTGGAGCTGGAGGGCGTTCCGTTCCGGCAATGGAGCGCGCCGGCCTGGCGGTCGCGGATCTGCTACCTCCACCAGCGTCCCGCCCTCCTCCCCGGGACCGTCGAGGAGAACCTGAGGCGCCCGTTCCTGCTGGAGGTCCATCGAGGGCGGGAGTTCGACCGCGAGCTCGCGGAGGAGTTGCTGGGAAGGCTCGGCCGCGATCCCGCGCTCCTCACGCAGCGGGCCTCCACGCTCTCCGGCGGCGAGGCGCAGATCGTGGCCCTCGTCCGCGCGCTGCTGCTGGCGCCGCGGGTCCTCCTCCTCGACGAGCCGACGGCGTCCCTCGACCGCGAGACCGCCGGCAGAGCGGAGACCGTGATCGACGGGTGGATCTCGGAAGCGGAGGGCCGCGCCCTCGTGTGGACGAGCCACGAGCCGGCGCAGCTCGAACGGATCGCGAGCCGGCGCATCGAGCTGCCCCGATCGCGCTCGGAGGTCCCGTGA
- a CDS encoding type IV pilus twitching motility protein PilT, whose amino-acid sequence MARIDSVLSKVFQESASELVFETGTTALIRNGDRERPVYREPLSSPQILGLFAEIAPDGYSASLATQGSTRFDYRSPSGTVEIVLERVGASVRAVIQPRGRGAAPDQEGAFGSGFDPFAPAGRSMPGVGIAPTPPPAPVPEHSQIQIAQAPAPKPVVPVVFGADPRAMMEQLLLLMLERKASDLHLTSHAPVMLRVDGDMVSVPEYGTLQPDRLQAALWSIAPERNQREWTEIHDTDFAHETEKARFRVNVFADRMGIGAVLRQIPNEILTAEKMGLSPAILDLCFLSKGLVLVTGPTGSGKSTTLAAMIDYINRYRSDHIITIEDPVEFVHQNQRCLVNQREIGVHTGSFKNALRAALREDPDIILVGELRDLETISIAIETAETGHLVFGTLHTNTAPSTIDRIIDQFPPDRQEQIRTMLSESLKGVIAQTLCKKIGGGRAAAQEVLIANNAIANMIREGKTFQIPSLMQTGRAQGMVTMNDALFDLVKRGLVEPAEAYKKAVARTELKAMLERAGHTVDPAAEK is encoded by the coding sequence ATGGCACGCATCGACTCCGTCCTCTCGAAGGTCTTCCAGGAATCCGCCTCCGAGCTCGTGTTCGAGACCGGCACGACCGCGCTGATCCGGAACGGGGATCGCGAGCGCCCGGTGTATCGGGAGCCCCTCTCCTCGCCGCAGATCCTCGGCCTGTTCGCGGAGATCGCGCCGGACGGCTACTCGGCGAGCCTCGCCACCCAGGGCTCGACCCGCTTCGACTACCGGTCGCCCTCGGGCACGGTGGAGATCGTCCTCGAGAGGGTAGGCGCGAGCGTGAGGGCCGTGATCCAGCCGCGCGGCAGGGGAGCTGCCCCGGATCAGGAGGGCGCATTCGGTAGCGGCTTCGATCCCTTCGCCCCGGCGGGCCGCTCGATGCCTGGCGTCGGGATCGCGCCGACGCCTCCGCCGGCTCCCGTCCCCGAACATTCGCAAATCCAGATCGCCCAGGCGCCTGCGCCGAAACCCGTGGTCCCCGTCGTCTTCGGCGCGGACCCGCGGGCGATGATGGAACAGCTCCTCCTTCTCATGCTGGAGCGGAAGGCCTCGGATCTCCACCTGACCAGCCACGCGCCGGTGATGCTGCGGGTCGACGGCGACATGGTGTCGGTGCCCGAGTACGGCACGCTCCAGCCCGACCGCCTCCAGGCGGCGCTGTGGAGCATCGCCCCGGAGCGGAACCAGCGCGAGTGGACCGAGATCCACGACACGGACTTCGCCCACGAGACCGAGAAGGCGCGGTTCCGCGTGAACGTCTTCGCGGACCGGATGGGCATCGGCGCGGTGCTGCGCCAGATCCCCAACGAGATCCTCACCGCCGAGAAGATGGGCCTCTCCCCGGCCATCCTCGACCTCTGCTTCTTGAGCAAGGGCCTGGTCCTCGTCACGGGGCCCACGGGCTCCGGGAAGTCGACGACGCTCGCGGCGATGATCGACTACATCAACCGCTACCGCAGCGATCACATCATCACCATCGAGGATCCGGTCGAGTTCGTGCACCAGAACCAGCGCTGCCTGGTGAACCAGCGCGAGATCGGCGTGCACACGGGCTCGTTCAAGAACGCCCTCCGCGCCGCGCTGCGCGAGGATCCCGACATCATCCTCGTGGGCGAGCTCCGCGACCTGGAGACGATCTCCATCGCGATCGAGACCGCGGAGACCGGCCACCTGGTGTTCGGCACGCTCCACACCAACACGGCGCCCTCGACCATCGATCGAATCATCGATCAGTTCCCCCCGGATCGGCAGGAGCAGATCCGAACCATGCTCTCGGAGTCCCTCAAGGGCGTGATCGCGCAGACGCTCTGCAAGAAGATCGGCGGAGGACGAGCGGCGGCGCAGGAGGTGCTGATCGCGAACAACGCCATCGCGAACATGATCCGGGAGGGGAAGACCTTCCAGATCCCGTCGCTGATGCAGACCGGTCGTGCACAGGGGATGGTGACGATGAACGACGCCCTCTTCGACCTGGTCAAGCGGGGCCTCGTCGAGCCGGCGGAGGCCTACAAGAAGGCCGTTGCCCGGACCGAGCTCAAGGCGATGCTGGAGCGGGCGGGGCACACCGTCGACCCGGCCGCCGAGAAGTAG
- a CDS encoding acyl-CoA carboxylase subunit beta encodes MSSSAIDASDRVPPTPEEEKRAKLAALHREAEAGGGELRIAKQHESGKLTARERIELLLDPGTFVEVDKFVTHRCNDFEMDQKKILGDGVVTGYGLVEGRQIFVFAQDFTVFGGSLSGAYAQKICKIMDLAMRVGAPVVGLNDSGGARIQEGVESLAGYAEIFLRNTLASGVIPQISLILGPCAGGAVYSPAITDFIAMVKDTSYMFITGPDVIKTVTHEEVTKENLGGALAHNATSGVAHFAAENEAAAIQLTRELLSFLPLNNADDPPVQPCSDDPFREDEKLKTIVPDNPNRPYDIKDIVRTVVDDHHFFEVQEHWAKNMVVGFARLNGRPVGVVANQPIVLAGCLDIDASVKAARFVRFCDCFNIPLVTFVDVPGFLPGTAQEWGGIIRHGAKLLYAYAEATVPKVTVITRKAYGGAYDVMASKHIRADVNFAYPTAEIAVMGPDGAVNIIFREQLKKAADPVAEKDRLVREYREKFANPYKAAELGYVDEVILPEQTRGRLIQALEMLKTKRQSNPPKKHGNIPL; translated from the coding sequence ATGTCCTCGTCTGCCATCGACGCTTCCGATCGGGTTCCCCCGACGCCCGAGGAGGAAAAGCGCGCCAAGCTCGCGGCGCTCCACCGGGAGGCCGAGGCCGGCGGTGGCGAGCTGCGAATCGCCAAGCAGCACGAGTCCGGCAAGCTCACCGCCCGCGAGCGGATCGAGCTGCTCCTCGATCCGGGCACCTTCGTCGAGGTCGACAAGTTCGTCACCCACCGGTGCAACGACTTCGAGATGGATCAGAAGAAGATCCTCGGCGACGGCGTGGTCACCGGCTACGGCCTCGTCGAGGGGCGCCAGATCTTCGTCTTCGCCCAGGACTTCACGGTCTTCGGTGGCTCGCTCTCCGGAGCCTACGCCCAGAAGATCTGCAAGATCATGGACCTCGCGATGCGGGTCGGGGCCCCGGTGGTGGGCCTCAACGACTCGGGTGGCGCGCGGATCCAGGAGGGCGTGGAGAGCCTCGCGGGCTACGCGGAGATCTTCCTCCGCAACACCCTCGCCTCCGGCGTGATCCCGCAGATCAGCCTGATCCTCGGGCCCTGCGCCGGCGGCGCGGTCTACAGCCCGGCGATCACCGACTTCATCGCGATGGTGAAGGACACCTCCTACATGTTCATCACCGGCCCGGACGTGATCAAGACGGTCACGCACGAGGAGGTGACGAAGGAGAACCTCGGCGGCGCTCTCGCCCACAACGCCACCAGCGGCGTGGCGCACTTCGCAGCGGAAAACGAGGCGGCGGCGATCCAGCTCACCCGCGAGCTGCTCTCCTTCCTGCCCCTGAACAACGCGGACGATCCGCCGGTCCAGCCCTGCTCGGACGATCCCTTCCGCGAGGACGAGAAGCTCAAGACCATCGTCCCCGACAATCCGAACAGGCCCTACGACATCAAGGACATCGTCCGGACGGTCGTGGACGATCACCACTTCTTCGAGGTGCAGGAGCACTGGGCGAAGAACATGGTCGTCGGCTTCGCGCGGCTCAACGGCAGGCCCGTCGGCGTGGTCGCGAACCAGCCCATCGTCCTCGCGGGCTGCCTCGACATCGACGCTTCGGTGAAGGCCGCGCGCTTCGTGCGCTTCTGCGACTGCTTCAACATCCCGCTCGTCACCTTCGTGGACGTGCCCGGCTTCCTCCCCGGCACCGCCCAGGAGTGGGGCGGCATCATCCGCCACGGTGCGAAGCTCCTCTACGCCTACGCCGAGGCGACGGTGCCCAAGGTGACGGTGATAACCCGCAAGGCCTACGGCGGCGCCTACGACGTGATGGCGTCGAAGCACATCCGCGCCGACGTGAACTTCGCCTACCCGACCGCCGAGATCGCGGTGATGGGGCCGGACGGCGCGGTGAACATCATCTTCCGCGAGCAGCTGAAGAAGGCGGCGGATCCGGTTGCCGAGAAGGACCGCCTGGTGCGCGAGTACCGGGAGAAGTTCGCGAACCCGTACAAGGCCGCCGAGCTCGGCTACGTGGACGAGGTGATCCTCCCCGAGCAGACCCGCGGTCGCCTCATTCAGGCGCTGGAGATGCTGAAGACCAAGCGGCAGAGCAATCCTCCCAAGAAGCACGGGAACATCCCGCTCTAG
- a CDS encoding methylmalonyl-CoA mutase family protein produces the protein MTEDSRRLLPDPGPFPDSAAWREQVEEGLEGAPFEKKLVTRLEEGLAIQPLYTRADLPAGTDPAGFPGFAPLVRGSSPVADRGGWRIRAAIDAADPRVAKRLVAREIERGASAVTLEMDAAFRKGLSPADPGAEPHLGEGGVHVTTAEDLAELLPDGHVSVDAGGQALPAAATLAAAWEARGVAPAEARGSFDADPLGVLAREGTLPVSLDDALLQLGELAAWTVSRFPGVTSTLVSTAPYHDAGATADLELAAAMSTGAAYLRALEAGGLSLEAASAQIVFRFQVGVDVFLEIAKLRAARRLWCRILEASGVREPSMALEAETAWRNLAARDPWVNMLRTTIGAFASASGGAQAVLVRPFDEAIGPSDDFARRIARNTQLILRDESQLHRVEDPAGGSFYLERLTEELAVAAWAKLQALEAEGGIAAALASGSLRQQLEATRAKRSEGIARRKTPITGVNEFPNLHEAPVSRPVPDLAALRSEWTKRAPKVDGARPEGASRLDTAVALAAKGAGVSALAARFATDAPPASIPPLRFERLSEPFERLRDRSDAHLARTGARPKVFLANLGPVAKHVARATFADNFFAAGGIETLGNEGFASADAAAEALRANGAKVAVICGTDAAYAEQVSALGPALRAAGAERILLAGRPGESEAVFRASGVDDFVFVGVDLLEKLSSTLDALGVAPAPQVKP, from the coding sequence ATGACCGAAGACAGCCGTCGCCTCCTGCCCGACCCGGGTCCCTTCCCCGATTCCGCCGCCTGGCGGGAGCAGGTGGAAGAGGGCCTGGAGGGCGCCCCGTTCGAGAAGAAGCTCGTCACCCGCCTCGAGGAAGGGCTGGCCATCCAGCCCCTCTACACGCGGGCCGACCTCCCGGCCGGAACCGATCCCGCCGGGTTCCCGGGCTTCGCGCCCCTGGTCCGCGGCTCGTCCCCGGTGGCGGATCGCGGGGGATGGCGGATCCGGGCGGCGATCGACGCTGCCGATCCCCGAGTCGCCAAGCGGCTCGTGGCGCGCGAGATCGAGCGCGGCGCGAGCGCGGTGACGCTCGAAATGGACGCGGCGTTCCGCAAGGGTCTCTCTCCTGCGGATCCCGGCGCCGAGCCTCATCTGGGAGAAGGCGGCGTCCACGTCACCACCGCAGAGGACCTCGCCGAGCTGCTCCCGGACGGACACGTCTCAGTGGACGCGGGCGGACAGGCGCTCCCGGCCGCAGCCACGCTCGCCGCGGCGTGGGAGGCCCGGGGCGTCGCTCCTGCCGAGGCCCGCGGCTCCTTCGATGCGGATCCCCTCGGCGTCCTCGCCAGGGAGGGGACGCTGCCCGTCTCCCTCGACGACGCGCTCTTGCAGCTCGGCGAGCTCGCGGCGTGGACCGTCTCGCGCTTTCCCGGCGTGACGAGCACGCTCGTCTCCACCGCGCCCTACCACGACGCAGGCGCCACCGCGGACCTCGAGCTGGCGGCGGCGATGTCCACGGGCGCCGCGTACCTCCGAGCTCTCGAGGCCGGCGGTCTCTCCCTCGAAGCGGCGAGCGCGCAGATCGTCTTCCGCTTCCAGGTGGGCGTCGACGTCTTCCTCGAGATCGCGAAGCTGCGGGCGGCCCGGCGCCTCTGGTGCCGGATCCTGGAGGCGAGCGGCGTCCGCGAGCCGTCCATGGCGCTGGAAGCAGAGACCGCCTGGCGGAACCTCGCGGCCCGCGACCCCTGGGTCAACATGCTGCGCACGACGATCGGCGCGTTCGCGTCGGCTTCCGGCGGCGCGCAGGCCGTCCTCGTCCGGCCCTTCGACGAGGCCATCGGACCGTCGGATGACTTCGCCCGGCGGATCGCGCGCAACACCCAGCTCATCCTCCGCGACGAGTCGCAGCTCCACCGCGTGGAGGATCCGGCCGGCGGCTCGTTCTACCTGGAGCGGCTCACCGAGGAGCTCGCCGTCGCGGCCTGGGCGAAGCTCCAGGCCCTCGAGGCAGAGGGCGGGATCGCCGCGGCCCTCGCGTCGGGCTCGCTCCGCCAGCAGCTCGAGGCCACCCGCGCGAAGCGGAGCGAGGGTATCGCCCGCCGGAAGACGCCCATCACGGGCGTCAACGAGTTCCCCAACCTTCACGAGGCCCCGGTCTCGCGTCCGGTGCCCGACCTCGCCGCTCTTCGCTCCGAGTGGACCAAGCGAGCACCCAAGGTGGACGGCGCCCGTCCTGAAGGGGCGAGCCGCCTCGACACCGCCGTCGCCCTCGCGGCGAAGGGGGCGGGGGTCTCCGCGCTGGCGGCGCGCTTCGCGACGGACGCCCCGCCGGCCTCGATCCCGCCGCTCCGCTTCGAGAGGCTCTCGGAGCCCTTCGAGCGGCTGCGCGATCGCAGCGACGCGCACCTGGCCCGGACCGGCGCGCGCCCCAAGGTCTTCCTCGCCAACCTCGGCCCTGTCGCCAAGCACGTCGCCAGGGCCACCTTCGCCGACAACTTCTTCGCCGCCGGCGGCATCGAGACCCTGGGCAACGAGGGCTTCGCCTCCGCCGATGCGGCAGCCGAGGCGCTTCGCGCGAACGGCGCGAAGGTCGCCGTGATCTGCGGCACCGACGCGGCCTACGCCGAGCAGGTGTCCGCCCTCGGGCCCGCCCTGCGGGCCGCCGGCGCCGAGCGGATCCTTCTCGCCGGCAGGCCTGGCGAGAGCGAGGCCGTCTTCCGCGCCAGCGGCGTGGACGACTTCGTCTTCGTCGGCGTGGATCTCCTCGAGAAGCTGTCCTCGACCCTCGATGCGCTTGGGGTCGCCCCCGCGCCGCAGGTGAAGCCGTGA